Proteins from one Bombyx mori chromosome 25, ASM3026992v2 genomic window:
- the LOC101738778 gene encoding CLIP domain-containing serine protease HP8-like, translating to MLQTFFLVVTSILQIQSLEFGESCFANDEPGTCIALSECKPVLSYIEKFGNQIPNNLLQKFQDLTCGYDHSDPLVCCTTSQHIAGYFNNFGNQNGGTSVPKRPKPVPTSNSGNWGSQPSKEQTTSNRPTTADTDINKSGRDDDFPDIRQNPNLSLLSSNCGTIESDRIFGGNRTRLFEMPWMVLLSYDSDRGTKLNCGGTLINEWYVLTAAHCVSFLGNRLTLKHVILGEYDTRQDPDCERSEGKEYCAAGIITAEFDEVIPHTGYTPQTLIDDIALIRLKEPADFDLDNIKAICLPITPELQREPLVDNFGVVAGWGVTEEGLQSPVLLSVQLPILSKEKCLQDYSQYSLKINDKQLCAGGLHDKDSCAGDSGGPLLYPGKVGSTGVRYVQRGIVSFGSKRCGISLPGVYTNVAYYMDWILNNIRS from the exons atGCTGCAGACGTTTTTTTTAGTCGTCACATCGATCCTGCAAATACAAAGTT TAGAATTTGGAGAGAGTTGTTTTGCAAATGATGAACCGGGAACGTGTATCGCCCTCTCAGAATGCAAGCCAGTTTTATCATACATCGAAAAGTTTGGAAATCAAATCCCTAATAATTTGCTACAGAAGTTTCAAGATCTGACGTGCGGCTATGACCACAGCGATCCCCTG GTTTGCTGCACTACATCCCAACACATAGCTGGATACTTTAACAATTTTGGTAATCAAAATGGCGGGACTAGCGTACCGAAACGACCGAAGCCCGTTCCTACTAGTAACAGCGGTAATTGGGGCAGTCAACCAAGCAAGGAACAAACAACAAGCAACCGACCGACTACTGCTGATACTGATATTAATAAGAGCGGCCGTGATGACGACTTTCCGGACATTCGTCAGAACCCTAACTTGAGTTTACTATCAAGTAATTGTGGAACGATAGAAAGCGATAGAATATTCGGAGGGAATCGTACCCGACTGTTCGAGATGCCGTGGATGGTGCTTCTTTCCTACGATTCAG ATCGTGGAACAAAACTGAATTGCGGAGGAACACTTATAAACGAATGGTATGTTTTAACGGCCGCGCATTGTGTATCGTTCTTAGGAAATagattaacattaaaacacgTTATCCTGGGAGAATATGACACAAGGCAAGATCCTGACTGCGAAAGATCGGAAGGAAAGGAATATTGCGCGGCTGGTATAATC acggCAGAATTCGACGAAGTAATTCCTCATACAGGCTACACACCACAAACATTAATCGATGATATAGCATTAATCAGACTGAAAGAGCCTGCCGACTTTGATTTAG ATAATATTAAAGCGATTTGCTTACCGATTACTCCTGAACTGCAAAGGGAGCCTCTTGTCGATAACTTTGGCGTGGTAGCAGGTTGGGGAGTGACAGAAGAAGGACTACAATCTCCTGTTTTGCTTAGTGTACAGCTGCCAATTCTCAGCAAAGAAAAATGTTTGCAAGACTATTCCCA ATATTCCTTGAAAATCAACGACAAGCAACTCTGCGCCGGCGGTTTGCACGATAAGGATTCATGCGCCGGGGATTCTGGTGGCCCTTTGCTGTATCCAGGGAAAGTTGGCTCAACTGGCGTCCGATATGTTCAGAGAGGCATAGTCTCGTTTGGGTCGAAGCGGTGTGGTATCAGCCTGCCGGGAGTGTACACGAATGTTGCATACTACATGGATTGGATCTTGAATAATATTAGAAGTTGA